One genomic region from Podarcis raffonei isolate rPodRaf1 chromosome Z, rPodRaf1.pri, whole genome shotgun sequence encodes:
- the LOC128406806 gene encoding SH3 domain-binding glutamic acid-rich-like protein 3 gives MGTIRVYYTSVTGSREVKQRQSDVIRILDGNRMKYQLVDVSISESLLQEMRDKAGKPDAIPPQIFNGEEYCGDFEMLYEATENEEVRKFLKIGRVDNVAREGISI, from the exons ATGGGCACTATTCGGGTCTATTACACCAGTGTCACAGGCTCCagggag GTGAAGCAAAGGCAGTCTGATGTCATTCGCATTCTGGATGGAAACCGTATGAAGTACCAGTTAGTGGATGTGTCCATCAGTGAAAGTTTGCTGCAAGAGATGAGGGACAAAGCTGGGAAGCCAGATGCGATTccacctcaaatatttaatggagAGGAGTATTGTGGG gaTTTTGAGATGCTGTATGAAGCAACTGAAAATGAAGAAGTTAGGAAGTTCCTGAAGATAGGAAGGGTAGACAATGTTGCAAGAGAAGGGATTTCCATCTGA